The Benincasa hispida cultivar B227 chromosome 11, ASM972705v1, whole genome shotgun sequence genome has a segment encoding these proteins:
- the LOC120091907 gene encoding uncharacterized protein LOC120091907: protein MASSARTFFLSRVTDFSIKPRLPPQPPPPPPPLPSFSFSHLSFHRRRFPSTSGATTVSCLISGVDGGGVSDDFVSTRKLKFDRGFSVIANMLKRIEPLDTSDISKGVSDVAKDSMKQTISSMLGLLPSDQFSVTVRVSKSPLHNLLSSSIITGYTLWNAEYRLSLMRNFDISPDKLTGLERSKSLEVSDIEEIRVGVDSNMEDLDTRPRLLTDLPPEALKYIQQLQSELSNLKDELNARKQENMQIEHGRGNRNDLLEYLRSLDSNMVTELCKPSTLEVEEIIHELVGNILQRFFKDDASSTFIEHSSVADLEKLADAGNEFCDTVGTSRDYLAKLLFWCMLLGHHLRSLENRLQLSCVVGLL from the exons ATGGCGTCCTCTGCTCGAACCTTCTTCCTATCTCGTGTCACTGACTTTTCAATTAAGCCCCGCCTACCTCCCCAACCACCGCCGCCACCGCCGCCCTtgccttctttttccttttcgcATCTCAGCTTTCACCGCCGGCGTTTCCCCTCCACCTCTGGTGCAACCACTGTCAGCTGCCTCATCTCCGGTGTCGATGGTGGCGGAGTTTCCGATGACTTTGTTTCCACTCGGAAGTTGAAATTCGATCGCGGATTCTCCGTAATCGCCAATATGCTCAAGCGGATTGAGCCGCTTGATACATCCGATATTTCCAAGGGCGTTTCTGATGTTGCTAAGGATTCCATGAAGCAGACTATTTCTTCAATGTTGGGTTTGCTTCCGTCTGATCAGTTCTCTGTCACCGTTAGGGTTTCCAAAAGCCCTCTCCATAATCTCCTCTCTTCGTCAATTATCACCGG GTACACTCTCTGGAACGCGGAGTATCGGTTGTCTTTGATGAGGAATTTCGATATCTCGCCGGATAAATTGACGGGCTTGGAGAGGTCGAAGTCACTGGAAGTTTCGGATATTGAGGAGATTCGGGTTGGCGTTGATTCCAATATGGAGGATTTGGATACAAGGCCTCGTCTCTTGACCGATTTGCCACCCGAGGCGTTGAAGTATATCCAGCAGTTGCAGTCAGAATTATCAAATCTTAAGGAT GAACTAAATGCTCGGAAGCAAGAAAATATGCAGATAGAACATGGCAGAGGAAACAGAAACGATTTGTTAGAGTATCTGCGGTCTTTGGATTCCAATATG GTGACTGAACTCTGCAAACCATCTACGTTGGAGGTGGAGGAAATCATTCACGAGCTTGTTGGAAACATATTgcaaaggttcttcaaagatgATGCTAGCTCTACTTTCATTGAGCATTCGAGTGTGGCAGATTTAGAGAAACTTGCAGATGCTGGCAATGAGTTTTGTGATACTGTAGGCACTTCTCGGGATTACCTAGCAAAGCTTTTATTCTG GTGTATGTTATTGGGGCATCACTTAAGAAGCTTGGAGAATAGACTGCAGTTAAGCTGTGTCGTTGGGCTGTTATAA